TAAAATCACTTTTGAAGTCCTTTAGAAACATATAGTAATAATCATTTTCTTGTTTTATATTTTTATGTGTTACAAAAAAGCGAATTTTATAAATTAAATTTTCATTCAATCATGAAGTATTATATTTCCCTCCACAAGGTAAAAGTATTTTTTTTGATTTTTTCATATTTCTAATCTTCTATAACCATTTCTCCAAGTATCTTAGAAAGCCCTTTTTGAACTTTATTGAAGAATTGTTGGTTTATTACATTAATCGATTTTTTAATTCTTGTTGAGTTTCTTTCTAAACTATCAGCCACTTTATCAAGATCTTCTAATTCTTTTTGCATTTTTTTATAAGCTGTTGGAAATTGCACTGTTCAGTATTCATTTAATTCAGCTTTTTGTTTTTCTAATTCTTTTAATAAGTCATTATCAGAAGCATTAGTAACATTTTTTATTTTTTGATTATATTCATTTTCAAATTCAACTAATCTTCTTACAATTTGTCCAACAAATACAAAACTTTCAGAATCAGTGATTCAAATGTTTTCATATTCATCACTTCTAACAAAAGGTAATCCAGGATACTTATCATTAAAACTTGTTGCTACTAAAATTCCATATTTAGTATTGTTGCTTGCTGCATCAGTTGATAGTTTAGGGATTCAAGTATTACTTCATTCAGCATTTTTAACTTCATAAACAATTTTTCCTATTTCTTCACGCTTATGATTTTTAATTGTTTGTAAATAATCAGCTTTCTTTTCCCCAGTTGTAATTTTTTCAATTCCGTCAAATAATCCAAATGCTTTAACCAGATCTTCATAAACTTCATGTTCAAAGTTTTCACCTTTACGTTTTGAGTTAATAATTTTAAACTCACGGTTAGCTTGCACTAAATCAGCTATTCTCTTGTCATAATCATTAATTAAAGTTAATTCTTTAGTTTTTGATTCTGCATCCTTTTGAATGGCCAAGTTTTCTAATTCAATTTTTTTATTATTTAACTCTAGTTTTAAATTATTTATTTCTTGACTAAATTGATTAATTAGAACTTCTTTGTTTTTTTCAATTTCAAGATTTAATTTTTGATCTAAAGCTTTAATTTCAACTTCTTTATTAGCTAGTTTAATTTCTAATGAATTTTTAACATTATTAAATTCATTTAATAAGTTATTTTTTGTTTCATTTAATTCTGCAATCTTTTGTTGATTTAATTGATCAATAATATTTTGTTGTTTTTGAATGTTTAATTCATATTCTTTAATCTTTTCACTAAACTCGTTAATAACAACATTTCTTTCTTTATCTATTTCTAATGCTTTTTGTTCATTTAATTTATTAATTAAATTATCTTTTTCATTAATTGAAATATTTAAAGCTTCTAATTGTTTATTAAAATTGTTTAGCATTTCTTGTTTAACTAAATTTATTTCAGCAATTTGCTTTTCATTCATTTGTGTAATTAATTCATTTTTAAGTTGCACACGAATTTCATTTTCTTGTCTTTGTTTTAATTCACCTAAATAGTTTTCAATAACTGTTCAGTTTGAATTATGATTCTTAAAAGAATCTTTTGTAATTTCTTCGCCACATTTGGGGCAACGAAAAAGTATATCGCTCATGGATATATCCTCCTTTATTTAATATTTGTTTGTTTTATTTTAAGAGTCTAGAATAAGCACAGACTGTCACCTTTGGCTCACTTTCTTTATTATTCTAAGGTATAAAACTAACCTACTTTTATAATACTGTTTTATTTTTTGAAATAATGGTATTTTTATATTGTCTTTATTTATTTTTTAGTTAAAATGGAAAAAAATAAGCCTAAGCTTATAAATTAAAATTGGAATTGCAACACTTATGAGAAAATAATCTCATAGGTATTGCAGTTTTTTTATTACAAAAAAAGCAACTCCTGACCGATCAAAGCCCAAAGGAGTTACCATGAATAATTATAAACAAATATCTTTAAAAGAAAGAACATTAATTGAATATCTATTAAATATTCAAAATAAACCAGTTTCTTTCATAGCTAAAGAACTAAAAAGAGATAGATCAACCATCTACAGAGAAATTAAAAGAAACAAAGCAGCTGTGATTTACAAATCTAAGGATGCGCAATTTACAAGAGACATTAATAATACTTTATCTCATCAAAATGAAATAAACAAATATAAGGAATTTTTAAGATTTCTTTATGCAAATTTTAATCCAAAAAGTTTTAGTATTGATGTTTGTGTTTTTAAGGCCAAAGAACTTGGAATCAAAACTCCAACAACTCAAACTGTTTACAATTGAATCAAAAATAAGCAAATAAAAATAAAATCAAAAGACTTGCTTAGACCTAGGTTTTGATGAAAAAAGTCCAGTTAATATAAGCAATATTTATGAGAAATATAAAAAATGAATTCAATTCCAATTACGTATAGACCTAAAAACATCAATGAGAGAAGAGATATTGGTCGTTTTGAAATTGATTTAGTTGTTAGTTCAGGTAATAGTTCAAAAGCCATAATGACACTAGTTGAAAGAGTTACCAGAAAAGGTTTTACAATTAAATTAGAAAATAAAACTATGAAATATGCAAAAGAAAAATTAAAAGAATTAATTGCAAAAGAAAATTTAAATATTAAATCAATTACAAAAGATAATGGTATGGAATTCAATCTTTTAC
This is a stretch of genomic DNA from Mesoplasma coleopterae. It encodes these proteins:
- a CDS encoding DUF2130 domain-containing protein; the encoded protein is MSDILFRCPKCGEEITKDSFKNHNSNWTVIENYLGELKQRQENEIRVQLKNELITQMNEKQIAEINLVKQEMLNNFNKQLEALNISINEKDNLINKLNEQKALEIDKERNVVINEFSEKIKEYELNIQKQQNIIDQLNQQKIAELNETKNNLLNEFNNVKNSLEIKLANKEVEIKALDQKLNLEIEKNKEVLINQFSQEINNLKLELNNKKIELENLAIQKDAESKTKELTLINDYDKRIADLVQANREFKIINSKRKGENFEHEVYEDLVKAFGLFDGIEKITTGEKKADYLQTIKNHKREEIGKIVYEVKNAEWSNTWIPKLSTDAASNNTKYGILVATSFNDKYPGLPFVRSDEYENIWITDSESFVFVGQIVRRLVEFENEYNQKIKNVTNASDNDLLKELEKQKAELNEYWTVQFPTAYKKMQKELEDLDKVADSLERNSTRIKKSINVINQQFFNKVQKGLSKILGEMVIED
- a CDS encoding helix-turn-helix domain-containing protein, giving the protein MNNYKQISLKERTLIEYLLNIQNKPVSFIAKELKRDRSTIYREIKRNKAAVIYKSKDAQFTRDINNTLSHQNEINKYKEFLRFLYANFNPKSFSIDVCVFKAKELGIKTPTTQTVYNWIKNKQIKIKSKDLLRPRFWWKKSS
- a CDS encoding IS30 family transposase, coding for MNSIPITYRPKNINERRDIGRFEIDLVVSSGNSSKAIMTLVERVTRKGFTIKLENKTMKYAKEKLKELIAKENLNIKSITKDNGMEFNLLHEVTQELNIPLYTCNTYAFCEKGKINKWN